TTTAAAGCGGCTAGCGTTCTTAGCCTGGCCCAACCATGAAAACCCTGAACCAACCACTATGAAAAAGCTATTGATTTCTGTAAAGCGCCTCTCCTGGTCCCTGCTTGTAGGCGGCGCCCTGATGGCGGGCACCGTAGCCTGCAGTACCGGCACCGGTGACGGCGAGACCAATGTAGAGGAAAGCGATTTTAAAGATAAAAGTCCTACTGAGCACAACGAGGACGGCATGAATGACACCAAACAGGACAACCGGGGCGAGGCCACGCCGGGCGCCGGCACCACGCCAGACTCTGCCTATGAAGACGTCTATGACCGCCAGCAAGAAAAAATGCGGGACAGACCCAACAATGTCAATAATGCCAACGGGGTAGGTGGCGCGGCCGGTACTACCACCAACTAATAAGAATCCTTCCTTTCAGTAGGAAACGAAGAAGCCTGCCCCGTCTGGAGCAGGCTTCTTCGTTTTTGGCCTGTTTTCTGAGAAATAGCCTAAAAACGACTACCGGAAAGTAAAGCCGTTGGGCAATACTCTCACCTGGAACGAGTCAATCCTGGCCCCCGTGGTCTGATAGCGTACCACCCAGCCGTTGGTGGTATACCCGCCTACGCCTAAGTACAGAGTGTTGGTAGCCGGGTCAAGGCCCAGGCCGTAGGGGCTACGGCTGATGAGGGGCATGGTAGGGGCGGCCGTGGCTGTGATGGGCATGGTATACACTTTGCCATCGGCTGAGTAGTAGAGCGTTTTCTTATCGGCGCTGGTGGTAATTAGTCCAGAACCGGGTATAGCATAAGAAGTAACTGCATTTCCATTGGCTGGGTCAATCTTCACCAGGGCGCCTGGCTCATCATAGCCGCCGCGTATCACCCAGATTTTGTTGTTGGCATCTACAACCAGGTGGCTAGGACCGGTGCCCACTTCAATATTGGTCTCCAGTTCATCATTGGTGGTGTTGATGACAGAAACAGTATTGCTGCCGCTGTTGGCCACGTAGAGTTTGCCGTTCAACAGCACAATGCCTTCTGGTAGGGCATCTACGCCAATGGACTTGGTCACGGTATTCTTGGTGAGGTCCAGCACAGACACGCGGCCGTTCACGCCATAGTCTACATACTCGGTCACGTAGGCCTTGGTGTTGTTGAGGGCCACCATGTACCGGGGGATGGAAAGGTCTTTGATGACGCCGGTAGAGGCGAAGGTGCGGGCGTCTACCACTTCAATCTTCTTGCTGTTATTAAGGGCAATGTAGGCTTTGTCTCCAATAAAAGTCATGGACTGGGCAGCGTCTCCCAGCGGACGGCTGTTTACCTGGTTGAACAGTTCCGGAATGACCGTCTGGCCGTCGCGGGAGATAAAGCTTACTTCTGCGTTCACGCTCATGAACTGGCCTTCATTGGTGACAAAGACCCCGTCGCTGAAAGGAGAAGTGTCTTCTTTATCATTGTCACAAGAAGTGGTGAACAGCAGGCCGCTGGCCAGAGACAGGTACAGAAACCGTTTTTTAAGGGAGAATAGATTCATAGTGCTTGTAGGTGAATAGAAATGATTAAGGTTTTCTGGCCCATTGCAAGGCCAGTGAGAGTCTAAAGTGTCTGGACGGCATGGCGCGGTAGGCCATGGTCTGGTACTGGGTGTTGGTGAGGTTCTGCACCTGAGCCTGAATTTGCGCCTCAAACGATGACCAGTGCAGGGTTTTCCCGATAGAGGCGTTGAGCAAAGCGTAAGGGTCCAGCCAGTTGTTGTTGTCCTGGTCTGTGTAGCGCAAGCCCGTGAACGTGCCGTCTACGCCCACCCACCAGCCTTTGCACCGGGCCTCAGCCCAAGCGGCGGCCTTGTGCTTAGGTACATAGAATAACTGGCGGTCTTGTAGTTCTGCCCGGGCATTGGGTAAGGCTTGCTCAGAAATGGTATAGCCGTAGGCCGCGC
The nucleotide sequence above comes from Nibribacter ruber. Encoded proteins:
- a CDS encoding DUF5074 domain-containing protein, producing MNLFSLKKRFLYLSLASGLLFTTSCDNDKEDTSPFSDGVFVTNEGQFMSVNAEVSFISRDGQTVIPELFNQVNSRPLGDAAQSMTFIGDKAYIALNNSKKIEVVDARTFASTGVIKDLSIPRYMVALNNTKAYVTEYVDYGVNGRVSVLDLTKNTVTKSIGVDALPEGIVLLNGKLYVANSGSNTVSVINTTNDELETNIEVGTGPSHLVVDANNKIWVIRGGYDEPGALVKIDPANGNAVTSYAIPGSGLITTSADKKTLYYSADGKVYTMPITATAAPTMPLISRSPYGLGLDPATNTLYLGVGGYTTNGWVVRYQTTGARIDSFQVRVLPNGFTFR